CGGTGTTCCTCACCGAGCTCATCGGCGCCCGCGCCGTGTGCGTCGCGCTGGTGGAGGGCCGGCACCCGCTGCGGCTGTTCGTGCGCATCGGGCAGGAGATGCCGCTGCACGCCGCCGCGTCGAGCCGTTCACTGCTCGCTTACCTGCCGGAGCCCGCGGCCCGGCGGGTGCTCGAAACCCAGTCGCTCGACGCGTTCACCCCGGACACGCCGACCACAGTGGACGAACTCGTCGACCACCTCGCCCTCGTGCGGGCCCGCGGGTACGACATCTGCGACGACGAGCTCGACCGCGGCGTCTGGGCCGTGGCCGCCCCGATCTTCACCTCCACCGGCGCGGTGGCCGCGAGCGTCACGCTGGCCGCGGCGGGCACCCGCATGCGCGAGGGCAGCTCGCGCACGGTGGCGACGGACGCCGTCCTCACCGCCGCGCGCGAGCTGTCCGCCGAGCTCGGTTTCGCCGGCGCCGAACCCACCACGGCGGTCGGCGGACCGGCGAGGAGCGCCCGATGAGCCTCGAGGCAGACCTGGCCACGGCCACCGACACCACCACCGTGTTCCTCGGCGCCGAGCGGCGGCGCGCCGAGCTGCGCGCGGATCTCGCGGCGATCGGCACCGCATTCACCACTCGGCCCTCGATCCTGCGCCGAGCGGCGGCGCTGCTCGCCGAGGAACTGCCCACGGCGACCGATCGGCTGGTCACCACGGGCACGGCCGACGCCGTCGCGGTCACTACGGCGCTGGCGTTGCACACCGGTCTGCCCTTCGCGGTCGACGCCGGTGAAGTGCACCGGGGCGACCGCGTCGCCGTGGTGACACCGGTCGCCGACGACCCGGCCGGCGATCTCACCGACGCGACCGCCGCCGCGCTGGCCGACCGCGTCCGCGCGGCGGGCGCCGAGCCCGTCGTCCTGCTCAGTGTGCTCGCGGCCGACGGCACCCCTGCCCTCGCCGGCACTCGAACCCCTTCGGAGAACCCCTCATGACCACTCCCGTTCAGGACGCCGGCGCCGCGGTGCGCAAGCTCGGCGTCAGCCCCGACACCTACGGCCCCTCGCTCGACACGCCCACAGATCCCGCCGCCACCGAAGTGGTCGGCGCCGCGCTGGCGGAGCTGCTCGCCCAGCAGGCCCTCGACCAGGTCGCGGTGTGGCACGGCGCCGACGACGCCGTGCTCGCGCACGTCGTCGCCCGGCAGCTGGGTGCCACGGTGACGCGCGCGTCCGAGCTCGAAGGTGTGGTCGGCTTCCACCCGCCCGTCGCGGCCGGCACGCGGATCGCACTGGTCGGCACCGCGTGGGAACCCGCGCGGCTGCGGACGCTGCTCAACCTCGCCGCGACCGCGCGAGCCGAGGTCGTCGCGGTGGCCGCGGTGCTGGCCACGCCCGCGCTCGCCGAGGTGACGGGCCCGCCGACGGCGGCGCTGCTGACCGAGCTGCCGGGTGGCCCACGATGACCGCGTCCACCGCGTCCTCAGGGTCTACCGTGGACACCCGGCTGCGCGCCGACGCGGACCGGATCGCCCACTGGCTCGACACGTTCGCCGCACTGTCCGAACCGGTCTCCGGCCCGGGCGTGACCCGGCTCGCGCACACCCCGCTCGAACGCCGCGCGCACGCACTGTTCGCCGAGTATGTCAGCTCACTCGGTCTCACCGTGCGCACCGACGCCGCGGGCAACACGATCGCCGAGCTCCCGGGCACTGAGCCGAACGCGCAGGCGCTCGGCACCGGCTCGCACCTCGACAGCGTGCCCAACGCCGGCGCGTTCGACGGCATCGCCGGCGTGGTCGCCGCCATGGAGACCGCGCGGCTCTACACCGAGCACGACGTGCGCCTGGCCCACCCCGTGCGGTTCGTCGTGTTCGCCGCGGAGGAGGGCGCGCGCTTCGGCCAGGCGTGCACCGGCAGCCGGATCGTCGCCGGGCTCACCGGCGCCGAAGACCTCGAGACCAAGTTCGACGCCCACGGTGTGAGCCTCGCCGACGCGATGCGCTCGGTCGGCCTCGACCCCGCCGGCGCGGCCGGTGCGCGCTGGCGCCCCGAGGACTGGGCCGCGTTCCTGGAGCTGCACATCGAACAGGGCAGCGTGCTCGAGTCGACGGGCCTACCGCTCGGCGTGGTCGACCTCATCTCCGGCAGTACCCGGCTGCGCCTCGACCTCACCGGCCGCGCGTCGCACACCGGCGGCACGCCCATGCACCAGCGCGCCGACGCGCTCGCCGCCGCGGCCGAGATCGTGCTGCTGATCGAGGCCATCGCCACCGACAGCCGCCACCACGGCACCCGCGCGACCGTCGGGCGGCTCGACTCCGCACCCGGCTCCATCACGACGATCGCGGGACAGGCGCAGCTGCACGTCGATGTCCGGGACGTCGACAGCGACCGCCAGCGCCAGACCGCCGCGGAGATCGTCGAGCGCGCCCACGCCCTCGCCGCGCGCCGCGGAATCGGGTTCGCCGCCCGCACCCTCGCCGACGCGTCCCCCGTGCTGCTGCCCCGTCGCGTGACCGACGTGGTCGCGGCGACGTGCGCCGAGCTCGGCTTCGCGCACCGCGTGCTGCCCAGCGGCGCCAGCCACGACGCGCAGATGGTCAACCACGTCACACCGACCGGCATGCTCTTCGTACCCAGCCGCGCCGGCGTGAGCCACAGCCCCGACGAGTGGACCGACCTCGCCGACCTCGTCGTCGGCACCGAAGTGCTCGCCCACAGCCTCGTCCGGCTCGACACCGCGTTCGCCGTCGCGGGATCGGAGCAATCATGACCACCACCGACGCCCAGGCGGTCCGCGACCACGTGACGCCCCTGCCCGACACCGGCCCGGTCCCCGCTCCGACGTGGCACCACGCCGAGGTGCTGGAGCACCGTCCGGAAGCCGACCGCTACCAGTACCTGCGCCTGCACGCGCCGAGCATCGCGCGGGCCGCGACGGCCGGGCAGTTCGTGATGCTCACCGCCGCGCGCCAAGGTGAACGCGGCCCCGTGCTGCCCCGGCCGATGGCGATCTACCGCCGCGACGCCGAGGCGGGCACGATCGAGGTCGTCTACGGCGTGGTCGGTGACGGCACGCGCAAGCTCACCACGTTCGCCGCGGGCGAGACGATGCTCGTGGTCGGCCCGCTCGGCCGTGGGTTCCACGTGCCCGACGACGCCACCCGGGTGCTGCTGGTCGGGCGCGGCATCGGCACGTGCTCGCTCACCACCGTCGCGCAGGACCTCGCGGGCAGCGGCACGGAGCTGGTCGCCGTCGCGAGTGGACGGACGCCGCAGGCCGTGATCGGCGCGGACTTCTACCGCGAGTGCGGCGCCGAGCGCGTGCTCACCGTGACCGACGACGAGGGCACCAGCGAGATCGCGCGCCTGCGCGCGGAACTGACCTCCACTTTGGACAGTTCGCCACCGCAGCGGATCCTCACGTGCGGCTCGGACCGGCTGGCGTGGCTGTGTCGCGAGCTGGCCGACCGCTGGGGCGCCGAGGTGCAAGTGTCGTTGGAAGCACACATGGCCTGCGGCCTCGGCTACTGCCACGGCTGCGCCACCGGAACCCGCGGCGGGCCCGAGGAGTCGCCGCTGATCTGCAAGGACGGCCCCGTGTTCCGGCTGGAGAAGACGGCATGAGCCCGCTCACGCAGGCCCCGCTCGGCCACGCGGTACTCACCGGCGTGGCCCCGTTCGGCGGCCCCCCGATCGACCTTGTGGTGCGCGACGGCCGCATCGCCGAACTGCGGCCCCGCGGCAGCGCCGACGAGCCGAACCGGTTCGACGCCGATGGTCTCGTGCTGCTGCCCGCGTTCGTCGACCTGCACACGCACCTGCGCGAGCCGGGCGGCGAGGACGCCGAGACCATCGCCACCGGTACCGCCGCCGCGGCGGCCGGCGGCTACTCCGACGTGTTCGCCATGGCCAACTGCAGCCCGGTCACCGACTCGCCCGAGCGGATCCGCCACGTGCTCGACCTGGCCGAGCGCACCGCGTCGTGCCGCGTGCACGCCGTCGGCGCCATCACCGAAGGCCTTGCGGGACAACGCCTCGCGCCGCTGGAAGCCATGGCCGCGGCCGGGGCTCGCCTGTTCTCCGACGACGGCCGCTGCGTCGACGACCCCGTCCTGGTGCGCGAAGCCCTCGAGCTGACCAAGCGGACCGGCACGGTGCTCGCCCAGCACGCCCAGTCGGGCCCGCTCGCCGGTGCCGGCCAGATCAACGCGGGCGGCGCGGCCGAGCGCACCGGACTTCCGCCGTGGCCGGCCACGGGCGAGGAAACCGTGGTGGCGCGCGACATCGTGCTCGCCGCCGACGCCGGGGCGCCGCTGCACGTCTGCCACGTGTCCACCGCGCGCTCGGTCGCGCTCGTGCGGTGGGCCAAGGACCAAGGCTGGGCCGTGAGCGCCGAGGTCACGCCGCACCACCTGCTGCTCACCGACGGCGAAGCCGCGAGCGCGGACCCCAAGTTCAAAGTCAACCCGCCTCTGCGCTCCCAGGGCGACGTCCGGGCCCTGCGGGCCGCGCTGCTCGACGGCACGATCGACGCCGTCGCCACCGACCACGCGCCGCACCTCGCCGAGGCGAAGGCCGCCGACTGGTGCGGGGCGCCGTTCGGGATGACCGGGCTGGAGACCGCGCTGGCCGTGGTGTCCGAAGTCCTGCACACCAGCCGCGGCGTCGACTGGGCGCTGGTGGCCGACCGCATGTCCCACGCCCCCGCGCGCATCGGTGGCATCGCCGCGTCCGCCGGCCGCCCGATCGCCGTCGGCGAGCCGGCCACGTTCACCCTTGTCGACCCGCGGGCCGGCTGGACGGTCGATCCCGCCGACACCGCGGGCCGCTCGCACAACACCCCGTTCGGGGGCCTGTCCTTCACCCACCGGCCCGTGGCGACGGTCGTCGCCGGCGCCGTGACCGCCGACCGCGGCGGGTTGTTCACCAGGAGTGCCCGATGACCACCACCCGCACCGAAGCGGACCTGCTCGGCGAACTGGCCGTGCCCGCCGACGCGTACTACGGCGTGCAGACCCGCCGCGCCATGGCCAACTTCCCCATCAGCGGCCTGCCGCTGTCGACCCACCCCGAGCTCGTGGTTGCGCTGGCGCGTGTGAAGCACGCGGCCGCGCTGGCCAACCACGACGTCGGCCTGCTGTCCGGCGACAAGACCGCCGCGATCGTCGCCGCGTGCGAGGAGATCGAGTCCGGCCGGCTGCACGAGCAGTTCACCGTGGACGTGATCCAGGGCGGCGCGGGCACCTCGTCGAACATGAACGTGAACGAGGTCGTGACGAACCGGGCACTGGAGCTCCTCGGCCGCCCGCGCGGCGACTACGCGCGGCTGCACCCGATCGACGACGTCAACCTCGGCCAGTCCACCAACGACGTCTACCCCACCGCCGTGAAGCTCGCGGTGCACGCGGCCGCGACCGAGCTGCTCGACGCCATGGCCGAGCTGCGCGGCGCGCTGGCCGCTAAGGGCCGCGAGTTCACCGACGTCGTGAAGATCGGGCGCACCCAGCTGCAGGACGCCGTGCCCATGACCCTGGGCCGCGAGTTCACCGCGTTCGCCGTGACGCTCGGCGAGGACGAGCAGCGGCTGGCCGAGGCGCTCACCTTGCTGACCGAGATCAACCTCGGCGGCACCGCGATCGGCACGGGCCTCAACGCGCACCCCGACTACGCGCGCCTGGCGTGCGAGCACCTCGCCCGGCTCACCGGCACGCCGCTCGTCACCGCCACCGACCTCGTGGAGGCGACGGCCGACGTCGGCGTGTTCGTGCAGCTCTCCGGCGTGCTCAAGCGCGTGGCCGTGAAACTTTCCAAGACCTGCAACGATCTTCGGCTGCTGTCCTCGGGTCCGCAGGCCGGGTTCAACGAGCTGCGGCTGCCGAAGGTGCAGGCCGGGTCGAGCATCATGCCGGGCAAGGTCAACCCCGTGATCCCCGAGGTCGTCAACCAGATCGCCTTCGAGGTGATCGGCAACGACACCACCGTCACACTCGCCGCCGAGGCCGGGCAGCTGCAGCTCAACGCGTTCGAGCCGATCATCGCCCACTCGCTGCTGAAGTCGCTGCACCACCTGCGCACGGGCGCGCAGACGCTGGCGCGCCGCTGCATCACCGGCATCACGGCCAACACCGAGCACCTGCGCCGCCAGGTCCGCGAGTCCATCGGCCTCGTCACGGCACTGAACCCGGTGATCGGCTACGAAGCGGCGAGCGCGCTCGCCAAGCAGGCTTCGGCCACCGGCCGCTCGATCCACGAGCTCGTGGTCGACGCCGGCCTGCTCACCTCCGAGCAGCTCGACACGTTGCTGGGCCTGCCTGCGACCACTCCGGGCTGACACCGCGGCCTGACACTGTGACCTGACACCGCGGGCCGACACCGTGACGACTGCCGTCGTTTACCCTTCGTTTACCTGGGTGCACTGCAATGAAACCTCCATCGGGTGACGCCAGGAGGCTTCATGAGCACGCAGACCCTCGGAGCCCTGGCCCCGGAGCAGCCCGACACCCCCTTCGGGCACCTGGAAGACCGCCTCAGCCGCGACTTCGCGGCCATCGGCGCCGAGTCCGTGCACGACTTCGTGCAGCGCGAGCGGGCCCGCTTCACCGACGCGCCGATCCAGGCGTTCGTGCCGATCCTGGTCGAGCGCGCCGTCCGCGCCGCGCTGGGCCGCCCGCAGCCCGCCTGACGCGGCGCTGAAAATTCAGCGCCCGCCACCGTCCACTGTGCACTGACCGTCCGGTGCGGCGAGCCGGAACCGCTGCTCGGTAGGCTGTCGGGTCGTGACCGCCCACGACGACCGGACCGACTCGCTCAGCGCTCGTGTCGAGGAGCGGCTCGCCGGGCTGTCGCCGGCCGAGCAGCGCGTGGCGGAGTACCTGCGCAGCCACCAGCAGGCGATCCTGCTGTCCACGGCCGGCGACCTCGGCGTACTGAGCGGCACGAGCGACGCGACGGTCGTCCGCGCGGTGAAGGCGCTGGGCTACTCCGGCCTGCCGGAGCTCAAGCGCGTCGTGGGCCGGTACGTCGTCGGCGACACCAACCCGGCCACGCGCCTGCGCGAGCGCATCGAGCGGACCGGCGACGACACCGACGCCCTGCTCGACCAGGTGCTCACCGAGTCGCTCGAACGGCTCACGGAGACGCGCCGGCTGCTGGCCGACCCCGAGTTCACCGCCGCAGTGGACCTGCTGGACTCCGCGGCCGAGGTGCTCGGGTACGGCCTCGGCCCGTCCGAGCTGCCGATGCAATACCTCGTGACCCGCCTGCACCGGCTCGGCCGGCGCGCCTGGAGCACCTCGGCCACGGGCTTCCGGCTCGCCGACGACCTGTTGCGCCTCAAGGAGAACGACGTCGTGGTGCTGTGCGTGCCCGACCGGCTCCTGCACGACGTCAAAACTCTCGCCGAGCACGCGCGCTCGGTCGGCGCGCGCGTGCTGCTCGTGACCAACTCCTTGCGGCCCACGCTCGGCGACCAGGTCGACGTCGTCCTCGCGGCCGTGCACTCGGTCAGCGGCCTGACGCACGAGGGACTCGGGGCGACACTGGTCGTCGACTGCCTGATGGCGGGGCTGGCGCGCAAGGACCCGGCAGCCGTCTCCGACAACATCGACCTGCTGACCGCCTTGCGCACCGCCCTGGTGCCCCGCGACATGCGGGCGCGGTGGCCCGGCCGGGAGTGACCCGAGCTCAGCGCCCCATCTCGGCGGCCCGGTCGCGGGCCGCCTCGATCGCCGCCATCACCGCCGCGCGCACCCCGCGTTCCTCGAACTGCCGGATCGCGGCGATCGTCGCCCCGCCCGGGCTCGTCACGGCCGCGCGCATGCGCACCGCGTCGGCGTCCGG
The sequence above is a segment of the Amycolatopsis sp. 2-15 genome. Coding sequences within it:
- a CDS encoding IclR family transcriptional regulator, which translates into the protein MQVVIRALSVLRALATKGKGATLQELHEELDIPVGSAHRVLTTLMEENFVTRSPTNKRYFLGPAARQLGEPAPHRTALLANPHQAVVDAAAASGETVFLTELIGARAVCVALVEGRHPLRLFVRIGQEMPLHAAASSRSLLAYLPEPAARRVLETQSLDAFTPDTPTTVDELVDHLALVRARGYDICDDELDRGVWAVAAPIFTSTGAVAASVTLAAAGTRMREGSSRTVATDAVLTAARELSAELGFAGAEPTTAVGGPARSAR
- a CDS encoding Zn-dependent hydrolase, which translates into the protein MTASTASSGSTVDTRLRADADRIAHWLDTFAALSEPVSGPGVTRLAHTPLERRAHALFAEYVSSLGLTVRTDAAGNTIAELPGTEPNAQALGTGSHLDSVPNAGAFDGIAGVVAAMETARLYTEHDVRLAHPVRFVVFAAEEGARFGQACTGSRIVAGLTGAEDLETKFDAHGVSLADAMRSVGLDPAGAAGARWRPEDWAAFLELHIEQGSVLESTGLPLGVVDLISGSTRLRLDLTGRASHTGGTPMHQRADALAAAAEIVLLIEAIATDSRHHGTRATVGRLDSAPGSITTIAGQAQLHVDVRDVDSDRQRQTAAEIVERAHALAARRGIGFAARTLADASPVLLPRRVTDVVAATCAELGFAHRVLPSGASHDAQMVNHVTPTGMLFVPSRAGVSHSPDEWTDLADLVVGTEVLAHSLVRLDTAFAVAGSEQS
- a CDS encoding dihydroorotate dehydrogenase electron transfer subunit; translation: MTTTDAQAVRDHVTPLPDTGPVPAPTWHHAEVLEHRPEADRYQYLRLHAPSIARAATAGQFVMLTAARQGERGPVLPRPMAIYRRDAEAGTIEVVYGVVGDGTRKLTTFAAGETMLVVGPLGRGFHVPDDATRVLLVGRGIGTCSLTTVAQDLAGSGTELVAVASGRTPQAVIGADFYRECGAERVLTVTDDEGTSEIARLRAELTSTLDSSPPQRILTCGSDRLAWLCRELADRWGAEVQVSLEAHMACGLGYCHGCATGTRGGPEESPLICKDGPVFRLEKTA
- a CDS encoding dihydroorotase, with the translated sequence MSPLTQAPLGHAVLTGVAPFGGPPIDLVVRDGRIAELRPRGSADEPNRFDADGLVLLPAFVDLHTHLREPGGEDAETIATGTAAAAAGGYSDVFAMANCSPVTDSPERIRHVLDLAERTASCRVHAVGAITEGLAGQRLAPLEAMAAAGARLFSDDGRCVDDPVLVREALELTKRTGTVLAQHAQSGPLAGAGQINAGGAAERTGLPPWPATGEETVVARDIVLAADAGAPLHVCHVSTARSVALVRWAKDQGWAVSAEVTPHHLLLTDGEAASADPKFKVNPPLRSQGDVRALRAALLDGTIDAVATDHAPHLAEAKAADWCGAPFGMTGLETALAVVSEVLHTSRGVDWALVADRMSHAPARIGGIAASAGRPIAVGEPATFTLVDPRAGWTVDPADTAGRSHNTPFGGLSFTHRPVATVVAGAVTADRGGLFTRSAR
- a CDS encoding aspartate ammonia-lyase, producing the protein MTTTRTEADLLGELAVPADAYYGVQTRRAMANFPISGLPLSTHPELVVALARVKHAAALANHDVGLLSGDKTAAIVAACEEIESGRLHEQFTVDVIQGGAGTSSNMNVNEVVTNRALELLGRPRGDYARLHPIDDVNLGQSTNDVYPTAVKLAVHAAATELLDAMAELRGALAAKGREFTDVVKIGRTQLQDAVPMTLGREFTAFAVTLGEDEQRLAEALTLLTEINLGGTAIGTGLNAHPDYARLACEHLARLTGTPLVTATDLVEATADVGVFVQLSGVLKRVAVKLSKTCNDLRLLSSGPQAGFNELRLPKVQAGSSIMPGKVNPVIPEVVNQIAFEVIGNDTTVTLAAEAGQLQLNAFEPIIAHSLLKSLHHLRTGAQTLARRCITGITANTEHLRRQVRESIGLVTALNPVIGYEAASALAKQASATGRSIHELVVDAGLLTSEQLDTLLGLPATTPG
- a CDS encoding three-helix bundle dimerization domain-containing protein; the encoded protein is MSTQTLGALAPEQPDTPFGHLEDRLSRDFAAIGAESVHDFVQRERARFTDAPIQAFVPILVERAVRAALGRPQPA
- a CDS encoding MurR/RpiR family transcriptional regulator, with the protein product MTAHDDRTDSLSARVEERLAGLSPAEQRVAEYLRSHQQAILLSTAGDLGVLSGTSDATVVRAVKALGYSGLPELKRVVGRYVVGDTNPATRLRERIERTGDDTDALLDQVLTESLERLTETRRLLADPEFTAAVDLLDSAAEVLGYGLGPSELPMQYLVTRLHRLGRRAWSTSATGFRLADDLLRLKENDVVVLCVPDRLLHDVKTLAEHARSVGARVLLVTNSLRPTLGDQVDVVLAAVHSVSGLTHEGLGATLVVDCLMAGLARKDPAAVSDNIDLLTALRTALVPRDMRARWPGRE